From Halanaeroarchaeum sulfurireducens, a single genomic window includes:
- the map gene encoding type II methionyl aminopeptidase: MSDVDLSAEKYEKYREAGDILATVLEEAADRVEVGVSHLDVAEYAESRIEELGGRPAFPVNISVDSEASHATPSRDDETAFGEEMVCLDIGVHVDGWIADAATTVDLSGNPGMVEAAEEALEAALDAVEPGVHTGEVGAEIESVIDSYDLNPVVNLTGHGLAHWDAHTGPNIPNRGLDTGVELTVGDVVAIEPFVTDGGGKVGEGSKTEIYSLVSETSVRNRQAREVMETVSETYRELPFAARWLDDSRAEMALRRLTMNDVLRSYPVLKERDGALVSQAEHTLIVTEDGAEITTR; this comes from the coding sequence ATGAGTGACGTCGATCTGTCCGCCGAGAAGTACGAGAAGTACCGCGAGGCGGGCGATATTCTCGCGACAGTTCTCGAAGAGGCCGCCGATCGCGTCGAGGTCGGGGTGAGCCACCTCGACGTTGCCGAGTACGCCGAGTCTCGCATCGAGGAACTCGGGGGCCGGCCGGCGTTTCCGGTCAACATCTCCGTCGATTCGGAGGCCTCGCACGCGACGCCGTCCCGCGACGACGAGACGGCCTTCGGCGAGGAAATGGTCTGTCTCGACATCGGGGTCCATGTCGACGGCTGGATCGCCGACGCGGCGACGACCGTCGATCTGAGCGGCAATCCCGGGATGGTCGAGGCAGCCGAGGAAGCGCTCGAGGCGGCCCTTGACGCCGTCGAACCCGGCGTCCACACTGGGGAGGTCGGGGCGGAGATCGAGTCGGTCATCGACTCCTACGACCTCAATCCAGTGGTGAACCTCACGGGACACGGACTGGCTCACTGGGACGCCCACACAGGGCCGAACATTCCCAATCGCGGTCTCGATACCGGTGTGGAGCTAACGGTGGGGGACGTGGTCGCTATCGAGCCGTTCGTGACGGACGGCGGTGGGAAGGTCGGCGAGGGGAGCAAGACGGAAATCTACTCGCTCGTCTCGGAGACGAGCGTCCGCAACCGCCAGGCCCGGGAGGTCATGGAGACGGTCTCGGAGACGTACCGGGAACTCCCGTTCGCCGCACGCTGGCTCGACGACTCCCGCGCGGAGATGGCGCTACGCCGACTGACGATGAACGACGTCCTCCGGAGTTACCCCGTGCTCAAAGAGCGGGACGGTGCGCTCGTCAGCCAGGCCGAGCACACGCTCATTGTCACGGAGGACGGCGCCGAGATCACGACCCGGTAA
- a CDS encoding HIT family protein gives MDTVFAPWRIEWVERDGNEDVAGCVFCELPDRAADREYRIVARNEHAFVMLNNYPYNPGHAMVIPYAHERHYESLSEPELLAHSTLVQQTIRALKRALDPDGVNVGFNLGGKAAGGSIDDHLHAHVVPRWDGDTNFMPVIAETKVIVEAVEETYDRLHEAFRALDGATVADETSAVTL, from the coding sequence ATGGATACCGTGTTCGCCCCGTGGCGGATCGAGTGGGTGGAACGCGACGGCAACGAGGACGTCGCGGGCTGCGTGTTCTGTGAGTTACCCGATCGGGCGGCCGACCGCGAGTACCGTATCGTCGCCAGAAACGAGCACGCCTTCGTGATGCTCAACAACTATCCCTACAACCCGGGTCACGCGATGGTCATTCCCTACGCACACGAGCGACACTACGAGTCCCTCTCCGAACCGGAACTACTCGCGCACAGCACGCTCGTCCAGCAGACCATCCGGGCGCTGAAGCGCGCGTTGGACCCCGACGGCGTCAACGTCGGATTCAACCTGGGCGGCAAAGCCGCCGGCGGATCCATCGACGATCACCTCCACGCACACGTCGTTCCGCGATGGGACGGCGATACGAACTTCATGCCCGTCATCGCGGAAACGAAGGTCATCGTCGAAGCGGTCGAGGAAACCTACGACCGACTGCACGAGGCGTTCAGAGCCCTCGACGGTGCCACGGTCGCTGACGAAACGAGCGCGGTCACGCTGTAG